GCAGGGTCACGCCGTGCTTGAGGCCGTTGCGGTTGGCCGCGCCCATGTCATACATGCTGACGGTGGCGATGGCCTTGATGCGCGGGTCGATCTTCGCCGCGCTGATCACGAAGCTGCCGCTGCCACACACGCCGATGGCGCCGATACGTTCACGGTCGACCAGCGGGCGGGTGCCGAGAAAGTCCACGGCGGCGCTGAAGTCTTCGGTGTACATGTCTGGGAGCACAGCGTTGCGCGGCGTGCCGGCGCTTTCGCCCCAGAACGACAGGTCCAGGGACAGCGTGACAAAGCCCTGTTCGGCCATTTTGGTGGCGTAGAGGTTGGCGCTTTGCTGGCGCACGGCGCCCATCGGGTGGCCGACCACAATCGCCGCGTTCTTGGAGCCGGCGGCAAGGTTTTTAGGCGTGAACAACGTGCCGGCAACCTTGAGGCCGTATTGATTGTTGAAGGTGACGTTCTCGGCTGTCACCTTGTCGCTTTTGTAGAAGTTGTCAGCACCGTTGGACATATCGGCTCCTAATGAGGAAAGGGAGGTCACCAGCAAACCCAGCGCGAGCAAGAGGCGTTTCATAGGAATGTTCCTTGTGAAGTGTCCGGGCATTTTCCCCATGGCAGCAGTGCTTCTGTAGTGCATTTGAGTGGATTACTTGCCTGATCCTCTGAGTTTCATAGTCTGACGAAGACGCAAGGAACAGGCGCAGGTAAAGTCCGCTCAAGAACAGTTAAGTGAAAAATTGAAAGGGGCCGCCATGTCGACCAATCAATCCGCGCTGGACGCGCTGACCGACTGCATCGGTGCTCGCGTCCCGTCGCCCGGCGACTTCCCGATGCCGATTGCCGGTCTTGGGTTCTATCGCCGCGAACAGCCGGCCGCACCGGTGGTGTGCATGGTCGAGCCGAGCATCGTGCTGGTGGTGCAGGGCGAGAAGCAGTTGTGGGTCGGCGGCGAAGGCTATACCTACGACACGTCGCGATTTTTGCTGACGTCGCTGGATATTCCGGCCAATTCCGAAGTGCTGGTCGCCAGCCCCGAGCAGCCGTGCCTGGGGCTGATGTTCAAGCTGGACCTGCGCATGCTCGCCGAACTGATCGCCCAGGGCGACCTGCCGCCCACGCGCGAGCGCGCGATGATGAAGGGAGTGGGCATCGGCACGGTCACCGACGGCATGCTGACGGCGTTCGTACGGCTGGTGGCGCTGCTCGATGAGCCTGAAGCGATACCGGTGCTGGCGCCGTTGATCCAGCGCGAGATTCACTACCGCTTGTTGAAGAGTGACCAGGCTGGCCGGCTGCGCCAGATCTGTTCGGTGGACGGGCAGGGCTATCGGATCGCCAAGGCCATCGATTGGCTGAAATTGAATTTCGATACGGCACTGCGCGTGGAAGAACTGGCCGCGCGCGTGCAAATGAGTGCGGCAACCTTTCACCATCACTTTCGGCAGCTCACCTCGATGAGTCCGTTGCAATATCAGAAATGGTTGCGCTTGAACGAGGCGCGACGCTTGATGTTGAACGAGCACCAGGACGTGTCCAGTGCCGCGTTCAAGGTCGGCTATGAAAGCCCGTCGCAGTTCAGCCGTGAGTACAGCCGGCTGTTTGGCGTGCCGCCCAAGCGCGACATGGCCGCGCTGCGGGGCAAGGCGTAATACCAAGGCTATTTGTAGGAGCGAGCTTGCTCGCGAAGCACTCAGCCCTCCCGCTTTTATTCAGAATGAACGCGTTGCCTGGACGTTTTTCGCGAGCAAGCTCGCTCCTGCATGACTGGTCGGGTGTCAGTGGTCTGCCGGGGCCAGGTTAGCGTAGAAGATGCAGCCGATCAGCCGTGCGAACAGGCTCAGGGTTTCCGGCAGGTTGGGGTCGTCGAACAGCATCGCACGCGAATCCAGCGCGCACAGCGCACCGAACAGGCGCCCGTCGGGCAGGAAGATCGGCGCGCCGGCATAGCTCTCAATGGCGTATTGCTTGACCACCGGGCGCGAGGCAAAGCGGCCGTCCTGGCTGATCTGCGGCACGAACAAGGCTTGAGGGTCGATGCAGAACTCACTGCACAGGGTGGTTTCCAGGTCGAGTACGTCATCGACGTGGATGCCCATTTGCATGGGGTCGTAGGCGGAGCAGACCACCCATTCCAGGTCGGTGAATTTGGCGATGCCGGCAAAACGCATTCCGGTCAGGCGGGTGACCAGTTTAAGGATGTTGGTCGTCGCTTCGATTTCTGCAATGGCGGCGCGCTCGTCGGCGCTCAGTAGCGATTGGGCAGGGGTGACGCTTGAATCCATGTGAGCACTCCAATGCGTGGTCGCGGGCAGCGACCACGCACAGTCAGGTGTTAATTAATCCGCGG
This region of Pseudomonas sp. MUP55 genomic DNA includes:
- a CDS encoding alpha/beta hydrolase, with translation MKRLLLALGLLVTSLSSLGADMSNGADNFYKSDKVTAENVTFNNQYGLKVAGTLFTPKNLAAGSKNAAIVVGHPMGAVRQQSANLYATKMAEQGFVTLSLDLSFWGESAGTPRNAVLPDMYTEDFSAAVDFLGTRPLVDRERIGAIGVCGSGSFVISAAKIDPRIKAIATVSMYDMGAANRNGLKHGVTLQQRQQILREAANQRYVEFQGGDTVYTGGTPQTLTGNAVGDEFYDFYRTPRGEVTPAGASKLTTTRPTLTSNVKFMNFYPFNDIETISPRPLLLIAGADAHSREFSEDAYQRAAEPKELLIIPNAGHVDLYDRVGLIPFAKLTSFFQSHLK
- a CDS encoding GAF domain-containing protein, whose protein sequence is MDSSVTPAQSLLSADERAAIAEIEATTNILKLVTRLTGMRFAGIAKFTDLEWVVCSAYDPMQMGIHVDDVLDLETTLCSEFCIDPQALFVPQISQDGRFASRPVVKQYAIESYAGAPIFLPDGRLFGALCALDSRAMLFDDPNLPETLSLFARLIGCIFYANLAPADH
- a CDS encoding AraC family transcriptional regulator, coding for MSTNQSALDALTDCIGARVPSPGDFPMPIAGLGFYRREQPAAPVVCMVEPSIVLVVQGEKQLWVGGEGYTYDTSRFLLTSLDIPANSEVLVASPEQPCLGLMFKLDLRMLAELIAQGDLPPTRERAMMKGVGIGTVTDGMLTAFVRLVALLDEPEAIPVLAPLIQREIHYRLLKSDQAGRLRQICSVDGQGYRIAKAIDWLKLNFDTALRVEELAARVQMSAATFHHHFRQLTSMSPLQYQKWLRLNEARRLMLNEHQDVSSAAFKVGYESPSQFSREYSRLFGVPPKRDMAALRGKA